In Xiphias gladius isolate SHS-SW01 ecotype Sanya breed wild chromosome 5, ASM1685928v1, whole genome shotgun sequence, the following are encoded in one genomic region:
- the cdh19 gene encoding cadherin-7, translating to MGSAEEMHGWTVKMSTPSVLAVATVFSMIPGGVLSDIRGTHGLEAQQLAQGSTHLHRRLKRGWIWKQLFVPEEDSTPRVIGQLKSDSDRGEFSIKYILSGEGAGDVFEIDEYSGEIRTLKKLDREEKAFYVLQAQALNRRSNEPEEPQSEFIIKVQDINDNVPQFQNEPYVSSIPEMCPVGTTVAQVTATDADDPMFGNNAKLIYSILQGEPYFSVEPKTGIIVTSWPNMDREAREQYLVVVQVKDMLGLSGGFSSSTTVTVSLTDVNDNGPTFQHHLYAFAVPENAAVGTTVGRIMAEDGDIGINARMTYSLNDDLEESATFIIKTDEVTQEGVVLLAKPLDYETKRRFVMAAEAVNDHVDTHFLTLEDFRDRTTLKIVVEDVDEPPVFLSPVYEWKVPENAAVGTVVGSVSARDTDTVNNPIRYSIYKRSDTTKAFKIDPNNGTITVARALDRETTNWHNVTVEAKETTQNHLSSSVVVFIKVLDINDNVPRLARDYQPYICEGTQAGELIHLLSAVDPDDPLEGHHFYFSMVPEKHINPNFTIRDNQDNTAGIVARRSTFTRKDRTQYLLPVVVTDSGSPALSSTSTLTISVCSCQPAGHCPTGGVEALALSMGVSLQTLLGLLVCLVTLTVLSILMLMVRRHRRKQQEGQEVEVKELELPETVSQKVLYYGEPRGDGADLDFCQPVVSLRHHPHRKRERRLRREDVRASIRMSLRESHLIGPEDEVFRQFILDRLAEADKDPYVPPFDCLRTYAYEGSGSPTGSLSSLESSTFETVPEQPPCNPRPYLVRLTPWYGGGEEDTIF from the exons ATGGGAAGTGCAGAGGAAATGCACGGATGGACAGTAAAAATGAGCACGCCGAGTGTTTTGGCTGTGGCGACAGTCTTTTCTATGATTCCTGGCGGAGTGCTGAGCGATATTAGGGGAACTCATGGTCTGGAAGCCCAACAATTGGCCCAGGGGTCCACTCATCTGCACCGTCGCCTGAAGAGAGGCTGGATCTGGAAACAGCTGTTTGTCCCCGAGGAAGATTCCACTCCTCGCGTTATTGGCCAG CTCAAATCTGATTCTGACCGAGGCGAGTTTTCTATCAAGTATATACTATCAGGGGAAGGAGCCGGAGACGTATTTGAGATAGATGAGTATTCTGGTGAGATCCGGACGCTGAAGAAGCTCGATCGTGAGGAAAAGGCCTTTTATGTCCTTCAAGCCCAGGCTCTCAACAGGAGGTCCAATGAACCAGAGGAACCCCAGTCAGAGTTTATCATCAAGGTGCAGGACATCAATGACAATGTCCCCCAGTTCCAGAACGAACCGTATGTGTCCAGCATCCCCGAGATGTGTCCAGTCG GGACAACAGTGGCCCAGGTGACAGCCACAGATGCTGATGATCCCATGTTTGGAAACAATGCAAAGCTCATCTACTCCATCCTGCAGGGGGAGCCCTACTTCTCTGTGGAGCCAAAGACAG GGATTATTGTAACATCTTGGCCAAACATGGACCGCGAGGCCAGGGAGCAGTACCTGGTGGTGGTGCAAGTGAAGGATATGCTGGGCCTCAGCGGcggtttctcctcctccaccacagtCACTGTCAGCCTGACTGATGTCAACGACAATGGGCCCACCTTCCAGCACC ACCTGTACGCCTTCGCCGTACCTGAAAATGCAGCCGTGGGCACCACCGTGGGCAGGATTATGGCAGAAGATGGAGACATTGGCATCAATGCCAGAATGACCTACAGTCTGAATGATGACCTGGAGGAAAGCGCCACTTTTATCATCAAAACAGACGAAGTGACGCAGGAGGGAGTGGTTCTGCTAGCTAAG CCTTTGGACTACGAAACAAAGAGACGTTTTGTTATGGCTGCAGAGGCAGTTAATGATCATGTGGACACTCATTTTCTGACTTTGGAGGACTTCAGGGACAGGACAACACTCAAGATTGTCGTGGAAGATGTGGACGAGCCGCCTGTCTTCCTTTCACCAGTCTACGAGTGGAAAGTTCCTGAAAATGCAGCTGTGGGAACTGTGGTCGGCAGTGTTAGCGCCAGAGACACTGACACAGTCAACAATCCCATCAG atattcaatttacaaaagGAGCGATACCACAAAAGCTTTCAAAATAGACCCAAACAATGGAACTATAACTGTTGCTCGAGCTTTGGACCGAGAGACTACAAACTGGCACAATGTGACTGTTGAAGCCAAGGAAACAA CGCAGAACCATTTATCCTCCTCTGTGGTGGTGTTCATCAAAGTACTGGACATAAATGACAATGTGCCAAGGCTTGCAAGAGATTACCAGCCATATATCTGTGAGGGGACACAAGCGGGAGAA CTTATTCACCTGCTCAGTGCTGTGGATCCAGACGACCCTTTGGAGGGACACCACTTCTATTTCTCTATGGTCCCTGAGAAACACATCAATCCAAACTTCACCATCAGAGATAATCAAG ACAATACAGCCGGCATCGTGGCACGCAGGAGTACTTTCACCCGCAAGGATCGAACCCAGTACCTTCTGCCTGTGGTGGTGACAGACAGCGGCTCTCCAGCCCTCTCCAGCACCAGCACTTTGACAATCAGCGTGTGCAGCTGCCAGCCTGCCGGCCATTGTCCCACAGGAGGGGTGGAGGCCCTTGCTCTATCTATGGGGGTCAGCCTGCAAACATTGTTAGGTCTTCTGGTCTGCCTGGTCACACTCACAG TGCTGTCAATTCTAATGCTAATGGTGAGGAGACACAGGCGGAAACAGCAGGAAGggcaggaggtggaggtgaaggAGCTGGAGCTGCCTGAAACGGTGTCTCAGAAGGTGCTGTATTACGGAGAACCAAGGGGTGATGGAGCAGACCTGGACTTCTGCCAGCCTGTGGTTTCACTGCGCCACCACCCCcacaggaagagggagaggaggctgCGGAGGGAGGATGTCAGGGCCAGCATACGGATGTCCCTCCGAGAGTCACACCTCATCGGGCCGGAGGACGAGGTCTTCAGGCAGTTTATTCTGGACAGGCTGGCAGAGGCTGATAAGGATCCTTACGTTCCCCCGTTTGACTGCCTCAGGACCTATGCATATGAAGGGTCAGGGTCTCCCACAGGGTCCCTGAGCTCATTGGAGTCTTCTACTTTTGAGACTGTACCTGAGCAACCTCCTTGTAATCCCAGACCCTACTTAGTGAGACTTACCCCTTGGTatgggggaggagaggaggacacaaTCTTCTGA